A portion of the Candidatus Pristimantibacillus lignocellulolyticus genome contains these proteins:
- a CDS encoding YpuI family protein, whose translation MPSTNVKGLSESAREKLKEAIAQLEPFLNNFSLDHLISEEKTEEEQLFYRGFLADLRHLLVYSEVSFEKLGVLLRRPNFDTDFAERALYEVYHNCVNAFFYPKNECYSEDGRYAYTGQDAIRFRFKPKREARNVIMNITKYYEDLRDELAYYESDYMTQRRMMGKK comes from the coding sequence ATGCCTTCGACTAATGTTAAGGGGCTGAGTGAATCAGCTCGTGAGAAACTAAAGGAAGCGATTGCTCAACTTGAACCTTTCCTTAACAATTTCTCACTCGATCATCTAATAAGTGAAGAGAAAACAGAAGAAGAACAACTATTTTACAGAGGTTTTCTAGCTGATTTACGCCATTTGCTTGTTTATTCTGAAGTTTCGTTTGAGAAGCTAGGAGTTCTACTTAGAAGACCGAATTTTGATACTGATTTTGCTGAACGCGCATTGTATGAAGTTTATCATAATTGTGTAAATGCCTTTTTCTATCCAAAGAATGAATGTTATTCTGAGGATGGACGTTATGCATATACTGGACAAGATGCTATTCGCTTCCGTTTTAAACCGAAGCGTGAAGCTAGAAATGTTATTATGAATATTACAAAATATTATGAAGACCTACGCGACGAATTGGCATATTACGAAAGTGATTACATGACTCAACGTCGAATGATGGGGAAAAAATAG
- the glgB gene encoding 1,4-alpha-glucan branching protein GlgB → MDTAMFGISEQDLYLFNRGSSHHSYRFMGAHPIHWEGEDGIRFAVWAPNAIEVAIVGDFNHWDGHHHKLSCVARSGVFVTFIPHLKIGSLYKYEILTKHNERIVKSDPFAFYSERRPNTASIVVGLPRFTWTDQNWYREQSTKPSYEKPMLIYEVHAGSWKIKGKEDYYTYTELAEHLVPYVADWGYTHIELLPITEHPLDQSWGYQVVGFYSPTSRFGSPVQLKHLINECHRHNIGVILDWVPGHFCKDNHGLRSFDGTPIFEGADWKRAELPLWGTLSFDYSKHEVQSFLVSNAIYWLDQFHFDGLRVDAVASMLDLHMDKPPELHTLNADGGHINLHAIAFLHKLNETIFHYYPDALMLAEDSSSYASVTKPTYMGGLGFNYKWNMGWMNDMLKYMSLPPSTRTERHHLITFSIWYAFNENYVLPLSHDEVVHGKRSLLNKMWGNYEQKFAQLRLFYGYWMTHPGKKLLFMGSEWGQFDEWKDQDNLDWDVLKYDSHQKMHHYSKQLNWLYRNTPILWENEFNPSTFDWIDVNNAEQSVISFSRQSQSGVLVVVVNFSPQYYAPYRIGVPHKGIYTIMLHSNELEYGGTTEHVQKELQSETIGMHGREQSISIELPPFTFMLYTLHSGDTI, encoded by the coding sequence ATGGATACTGCTATGTTCGGTATTTCAGAGCAGGATCTCTATTTATTCAATCGTGGTTCATCGCATCATAGCTATAGGTTTATGGGCGCACATCCTATTCACTGGGAAGGCGAAGATGGTATCAGGTTTGCTGTATGGGCACCTAATGCGATAGAAGTTGCTATTGTTGGTGATTTCAATCATTGGGATGGTCATCATCATAAATTGAGCTGCGTAGCGAGATCTGGTGTTTTCGTAACATTTATTCCTCATTTGAAAATTGGCTCTCTCTATAAGTATGAAATCTTAACGAAGCACAATGAACGAATTGTGAAAAGTGATCCGTTTGCTTTTTATAGTGAGCGACGACCGAATACAGCATCTATTGTAGTGGGTTTACCAAGGTTTACTTGGACAGACCAGAATTGGTATCGTGAGCAGTCGACAAAGCCATCCTATGAAAAACCAATGTTAATCTATGAAGTTCATGCAGGATCATGGAAGATTAAAGGTAAAGAAGATTATTATACATACACCGAGTTAGCAGAGCATCTAGTTCCGTATGTAGCTGATTGGGGATATACTCATATCGAGTTGTTGCCAATCACTGAACATCCACTCGACCAGTCTTGGGGATATCAGGTTGTTGGGTTTTATAGCCCAACGAGTAGATTTGGATCGCCAGTACAACTGAAGCATTTGATAAATGAATGTCATAGGCATAACATTGGTGTTATTTTGGATTGGGTTCCAGGTCATTTCTGCAAAGATAATCATGGCTTAAGATCATTCGATGGAACACCAATTTTTGAAGGTGCAGATTGGAAGCGAGCTGAGCTACCATTATGGGGTACATTAAGCTTCGATTATAGTAAACATGAAGTTCAAAGCTTTCTTGTTTCAAACGCTATTTATTGGTTAGATCAATTTCACTTTGATGGCTTACGTGTTGATGCCGTTGCTTCTATGCTCGATCTTCACATGGATAAGCCACCTGAATTGCATACTTTAAATGCTGATGGCGGTCATATAAATTTACACGCTATCGCATTCCTCCACAAATTGAATGAAACGATATTTCATTATTACCCCGACGCATTGATGTTAGCGGAGGATTCCTCATCCTACGCATCCGTAACAAAGCCGACATATATGGGAGGCTTAGGATTTAACTACAAATGGAATATGGGCTGGATGAACGATATGCTCAAATACATGTCTCTCCCGCCGTCAACCCGCACAGAACGTCATCATCTCATAACTTTTTCTATATGGTACGCTTTCAACGAAAATTACGTATTACCACTTTCTCATGATGAAGTAGTTCATGGAAAACGATCTCTACTTAATAAAATGTGGGGAAATTACGAACAGAAATTTGCGCAATTGCGATTATTTTATGGCTATTGGATGACCCATCCAGGTAAGAAACTGCTCTTTATGGGTAGTGAATGGGGTCAATTTGATGAATGGAAAGATCAAGATAATCTTGATTGGGATGTTTTGAAGTACGATTCTCATCAAAAAATGCATCATTATTCGAAACAGTTGAATTGGTTATACCGTAACACACCTATTCTTTGGGAAAATGAGTTTAATCCGAGCACGTTTGACTGGATTGATGTAAATAATGCAGAGCAATCTGTCATCTCTTTCAGCAGACAAAGTCAATCTGGAGTGCTTGTAGTTGTCGTCAATTTTTCTCCGCAGTATTATGCTCCTTATCGTATTGGAGTACCACATAAAGGCATATATACGATAATGTTGCATAGTAATGAACTGGAGTACGGTGGTACAACCGAACATGTTCAGAAAGAATTACAAAGTGAAACGATAGGTATGCATGGTCGTGAGCAAAGTATTTCTATTGAACTCCCCCCATTTACATTCATGCTATACACACTTCATTCGGGGGACACCATTTAA
- a CDS encoding glucose-1-phosphate adenylyltransferase — MVRKEMIAMLLAGGEGKRLGVLTKDLAKPAVYFGGKYRIIDFTLSNCAHSGIDTVGVLTQYQPLELNRYLGIGTPWGLDRRDGGMTILPPYMQKEGGVWYKGTANAIYQNISFIERYDPEYVLIISGDHIYKMDYDLMLQNHKKTGAAVTIAGFEVDWKDASRFGLMHIDDDSVITGFEEKPKNPTSNLASMGVYIFNWSDLKQYLVNDEDNVLSSNDFGKDIIPAMMDNSLLCSCYIFDGYWKDVGTIESLWEGNMDLLEDEPSLDLGDPNWRIYSVNPNQPAQFVTASAKVKSSLITEGCFVEGDVDRSILFYGVTISEGSVVKESVIMPKVKVGSNVQIYRAIIGDGAIIEDGSVIGTPGSDEITVIPVGEHVFPQDQLMGVE, encoded by the coding sequence ATGGTTCGAAAAGAAATGATAGCAATGTTATTAGCCGGTGGTGAAGGTAAAAGATTAGGTGTATTAACGAAAGATTTAGCAAAGCCTGCAGTTTATTTCGGAGGAAAATATAGAATTATAGATTTTACCCTTAGCAATTGTGCACATTCAGGCATAGATACTGTTGGTGTCTTAACGCAGTATCAGCCTTTAGAACTAAATAGGTATCTCGGAATTGGTACACCCTGGGGACTTGATCGACGTGATGGTGGGATGACGATTCTCCCTCCTTACATGCAAAAAGAAGGCGGAGTTTGGTACAAAGGGACAGCCAATGCTATTTATCAAAATATCTCATTTATAGAGCGTTATGATCCGGAGTATGTATTAATAATATCAGGTGATCACATCTATAAGATGGACTACGATCTAATGTTGCAAAATCATAAAAAAACAGGTGCAGCAGTTACCATTGCTGGTTTTGAAGTCGATTGGAAAGATGCTAGTCGGTTTGGTTTGATGCATATTGATGATGATTCAGTTATTACTGGTTTTGAAGAGAAGCCGAAAAATCCTACGAGTAATTTAGCTTCAATGGGCGTTTATATATTTAATTGGAGCGATTTGAAACAGTATTTGGTTAATGACGAAGACAACGTCTTATCTAGTAATGATTTTGGTAAAGATATCATTCCTGCAATGATGGATAATAGTTTGCTATGTTCTTGCTACATTTTCGATGGGTATTGGAAAGATGTGGGAACAATTGAGAGTTTGTGGGAAGGTAATATGGACTTGTTAGAAGATGAACCTTCACTTGATCTAGGTGATCCTAACTGGCGTATTTATTCAGTAAATCCTAATCAACCTGCACAATTTGTAACGGCTTCTGCAAAAGTTAAGTCAAGTCTAATAACAGAAGGCTGCTTTGTCGAAGGTGATGTTGACCGTTCTATATTATTTTATGGTGTGACGATTTCTGAAGGTAGTGTTGTGAAAGAATCAGTCATTATGCCTAAAGTAAAAGTAGGAAGCAACGTGCAAATCTATCGAGCGATTATCGGAGATGGGGCAATTATTGAAGATGGTTCAGTTATAGGCACACCTGGTAGCGATGAAATTACAGTTATTCCAGTTGGTGAGCATGTGTTCCCACAGGATCAATTGATGGGGGTGGAGTAA
- a CDS encoding class I SAM-dependent methyltransferase: MILLSKRLQTVANYITVGNKVADIGSDHALLPVYLIQSAKCPSAIAGELNEGPWQAAHKQIANAGLNEKIEARRGNGLAVITPNEVDTVTICGMGGVLMSDILEEGLQAGKLEGVKELVLQPNVGEDTVRRWLVLNHWALIDEIIIEEDGKIYEVLYAIKSVEAEHHNKQLFSGSHMSLPYSEAINETIMFRMGPHLMPKRDHVLRKKWQSELQKLDYIMTSLQQSSLDSAKTKLEATEQEKNQISEVLEWLFTDKQ; encoded by the coding sequence ATGATTCTACTTTCTAAGAGACTTCAAACAGTTGCAAATTACATAACAGTAGGAAATAAAGTAGCAGATATCGGTTCTGATCATGCGTTATTGCCAGTATATCTCATTCAGTCAGCTAAGTGCCCTTCGGCAATTGCAGGTGAGTTGAATGAAGGACCTTGGCAAGCGGCACACAAGCAGATCGCAAATGCAGGCTTAAATGAGAAAATCGAGGCTAGACGTGGCAATGGTCTAGCTGTCATTACTCCTAATGAAGTTGATACGGTTACCATATGTGGTATGGGCGGCGTATTAATGTCCGATATTCTTGAAGAAGGTCTTCAAGCTGGAAAATTAGAGGGAGTCAAGGAATTAGTACTTCAGCCGAATGTAGGTGAAGATACGGTTCGGAGATGGTTAGTTCTTAATCATTGGGCTCTTATCGATGAGATTATTATTGAAGAAGATGGAAAGATTTATGAAGTTCTTTATGCTATCAAATCAGTAGAAGCAGAACATCATAATAAGCAACTATTCAGTGGTTCTCATATGTCTCTACCATATAGTGAAGCAATAAATGAAACAATTATGTTCCGTATGGGACCACATCTAATGCCAAAGCGCGATCATGTGTTACGTAAAAAATGGCAATCAGAATTACAGAAACTCGATTATATCATGACATCGCTACAACAATCTTCATTAGACTCAGCTAAGACGAAGCTTGAGGCTACCGAGCAAGAGAAAAATCAAATTTCGGAGGTGCTGGAATGGCTGTTCACGGACAAACAATAA
- a CDS encoding UvrD-helicase domain-containing protein, whose protein sequence is MSSTTDDRNNEERRVRDIIQLVRKRLEHIEDEKGDVKSEIVNIKTNFWDDVTLNFEDAAESAESHASMKQQAELLSERERSYRLMSEQIRLLHKFEQSPYFGRIDISEDGGPVEAIYLGVGSLLDDNNENYLIYDWRAPISSVYYDYGPGPITYRTPSGVIHGEMTLKRQYNIRYGNLVSMFDTGVTIGDEILQEVLGKHSDSQMKSIVATIQQEQNAIIRNEQAKLLVVQGSAGSGKTSAALQRVAYLLYRYRESLNADQIVLFSPNPMFNSYVSTVLPELGEQNMQQTTYQQYLEHRLGRKMHLEDPFTQMEYSLTQYEDQDYEARMASIHLKSSTDFMNVINDYVKYLSEQGMKFKNIVFRDKVLISHEQITEQFYRLDPSLSIPLRLKELTEWLLKELTALGKLEQQEAWVDEELELLDTEQYAEAFQHLINKKKFNENSFNDFQAERDFLANRIVQQQFKKLRRHVKQLRYVDVKGVYKKMFIQKQWSNSSNPLWTDIAKITLDALSRNIMLYEDATPYLYLKEKLEGFQTNTSVKYVFIDEGQDYSAFQLQYMRKIFPRSRMTIVGDLNQSIFVHSSLQEKFTPFENLFSEEETERMTLLRSYRSTHEIIEFTAAMIEGGDQIIPFNRHGRVPEVTVLDSAAQYDQQIDDKLHHWIREGYTSIAIICKTAHESKLVFERLQDRWKVLRLVDQETVTFQQGIMVIPAYLAKGVEFDAVMIYDASSTQYHLERERKLFYTACTRAMHELHLFSFGEPSPFIPRT, encoded by the coding sequence ATGTCCAGTACAACAGATGATCGAAACAATGAAGAGCGACGTGTACGAGATATTATACAATTAGTGCGCAAGCGCTTAGAGCATATAGAGGATGAGAAGGGTGATGTCAAATCAGAAATAGTTAATATTAAAACTAATTTCTGGGACGATGTAACTTTGAATTTTGAGGATGCTGCAGAATCTGCCGAAAGTCATGCAAGTATGAAACAACAAGCAGAATTACTCTCAGAACGAGAGCGTAGTTATAGACTGATGTCTGAACAAATTCGATTGTTGCATAAATTCGAACAGAGTCCCTATTTTGGAAGAATTGATATTTCAGAAGATGGAGGACCTGTAGAGGCTATATATCTAGGAGTAGGCTCATTACTCGATGATAATAATGAGAACTACTTAATCTACGATTGGCGGGCACCGATAAGCAGTGTCTATTATGATTATGGGCCTGGACCGATAACTTATCGTACGCCTAGCGGTGTCATTCATGGTGAAATGACATTGAAACGACAATACAATATTCGTTATGGCAATTTAGTAAGTATGTTCGACACTGGCGTAACAATTGGGGATGAGATTTTACAAGAAGTTCTTGGCAAGCATTCAGATTCTCAGATGAAAAGTATTGTTGCTACGATACAGCAAGAACAAAATGCCATTATTCGTAATGAACAAGCAAAATTGTTAGTTGTTCAAGGTTCAGCGGGAAGCGGGAAAACTTCAGCTGCATTGCAACGTGTAGCGTATTTATTGTATCGTTACCGTGAAAGTTTGAACGCAGATCAGATCGTACTTTTCAGCCCAAATCCAATGTTCAACAGCTACGTCTCCACAGTACTACCTGAACTTGGTGAGCAAAATATGCAACAAACAACGTATCAACAATATTTAGAACATAGATTAGGTCGAAAAATGCATCTAGAAGATCCTTTTACACAAATGGAGTACAGCTTAACTCAGTATGAAGATCAAGATTATGAAGCTCGGATGGCAAGTATTCATTTGAAATCCTCTACTGATTTCATGAATGTCATTAATGATTACGTTAAGTATCTAAGTGAGCAAGGAATGAAGTTTAAGAATATCGTATTCCGTGATAAAGTACTCATCTCACATGAGCAAATAACGGAACAATTTTATAGATTAGATCCTTCACTATCGATACCACTTCGCTTGAAGGAATTAACAGAGTGGTTGCTTAAGGAGTTAACAGCATTAGGGAAGTTAGAGCAACAAGAAGCATGGGTAGATGAGGAATTAGAATTACTTGATACTGAGCAATATGCCGAAGCTTTCCAACATCTCATTAACAAGAAGAAGTTCAATGAAAATTCATTCAATGATTTTCAAGCTGAGCGAGATTTCTTAGCAAATAGAATTGTTCAACAACAGTTCAAAAAACTTAGAAGACATGTAAAGCAGCTTAGATATGTAGATGTAAAGGGTGTCTACAAAAAAATGTTTATTCAGAAGCAATGGAGTAATTCTTCCAATCCGCTTTGGACTGACATTGCAAAAATAACATTAGATGCATTATCACGAAATATTATGTTGTATGAAGATGCAACACCATATTTGTATTTAAAGGAAAAGTTAGAAGGATTCCAAACGAATACGAGCGTAAAATATGTATTTATTGATGAAGGTCAAGATTATTCAGCTTTCCAATTGCAATATATGAGAAAAATATTCCCTAGAAGCAGAATGACTATTGTTGGAGATTTAAACCAATCGATATTTGTTCATTCTTCTTTGCAGGAGAAGTTCACCCCTTTCGAGAATTTATTCTCAGAGGAAGAAACGGAGCGCATGACATTGCTTCGTAGCTATCGCTCTACTCATGAGATTATCGAGTTCACAGCTGCGATGATTGAAGGTGGCGACCAGATTATACCGTTCAATCGTCATGGCAGGGTTCCAGAAGTTACTGTACTTGATTCAGCTGCTCAGTATGATCAACAAATCGATGACAAGTTACATCATTGGATACGCGAAGGGTATACCTCAATTGCAATTATTTGCAAGACGGCTCATGAAAGTAAGTTAGTCTTTGAACGATTACAAGATAGGTGGAAAGTATTACGCTTAGTCGATCAAGAAACAGTTACATTCCAGCAAGGTATTATGGTCATTCCTGCCTACCTAGCAAAAGGTGTAGAATTTGATGCTGTTATGATCTATGACGCGAGTTCCACCCAATATCATTTGGAACGTGAACGTAAATTGTTCTACACAGCCTGTACTAGAGCAATGCATGAATTACATCTATTTTCATTTGGCGAACCATCTCCATTTATTCCAAGAACATAA
- a CDS encoding DUF1540 domain-containing protein has product MPKGVTCSVANCNYWEENNQCGAASIQIEIDAHANRNFMNEFANELLSPEHQDSANQSAETCCLTFSPKG; this is encoded by the coding sequence ATGCCAAAAGGCGTAACTTGTAGTGTAGCGAATTGTAACTATTGGGAAGAAAATAATCAATGTGGTGCAGCATCTATTCAGATTGAAATTGACGCTCATGCTAATCGGAATTTTATGAATGAGTTTGCCAATGAATTATTATCTCCGGAACACCAAGATTCAGCTAATCAATCCGCAGAGACATGTTGTCTAACTTTCAGTCCGAAGGGGTGA
- a CDS encoding ABC transporter ATP-binding protein translates to MIVQIDNVTWEREDKVILQDVNWSIQQGEHWCLLGLNGSGKTTLLNMINGYQWPTSGSISVLGHRFGTYDLRELRKEIGWVSTALQQKLYGSDDALDIVLSGREASIGVYDQPSAEDIEKAMDLLVALRCDYLAHRAYRTLSQGEKQRVLIGRALMNEPKLLILDEPCTGLDIIAREQLLDMISNISSQPNCPTLIYVTHHVEEILPCFSHTLLLKTGEIFAQGETSQVLKPQTMSQFYEVPVQLEKENERFWLTISKR, encoded by the coding sequence GTGATTGTACAAATAGATAATGTAACGTGGGAACGAGAAGATAAAGTAATATTACAAGATGTGAACTGGTCAATTCAGCAAGGTGAACATTGGTGTTTACTTGGTTTGAACGGATCTGGGAAAACTACTTTACTTAATATGATTAACGGCTATCAGTGGCCAACATCTGGTTCAATTAGTGTATTAGGTCATCGCTTTGGTACATATGATTTGCGTGAGCTTCGCAAAGAAATTGGTTGGGTAAGTACGGCACTTCAGCAAAAGCTTTATGGTAGTGATGACGCACTCGATATCGTATTAAGCGGAAGAGAAGCATCAATAGGGGTGTATGACCAACCTTCGGCTGAAGATATCGAGAAAGCGATGGATCTCTTGGTGGCATTACGTTGCGATTATCTTGCACATCGTGCATATCGTACGTTGTCACAAGGAGAAAAGCAAAGAGTATTAATTGGTAGAGCACTCATGAATGAACCCAAATTATTAATATTAGATGAACCATGTACTGGACTAGATATTATTGCAAGAGAGCAATTACTAGATATGATTAGCAATATTTCTTCACAACCTAATTGCCCGACATTAATCTATGTGACGCATCATGTAGAAGAAATATTACCTTGCTTTAGTCATACTTTGTTATTAAAGACAGGTGAAATATTTGCACAAGGAGAAACATCTCAAGTATTAAAACCTCAGACAATGAGTCAGTTTTATGAGGTTCCGGTACAGTTAGAAAAGGAGAATGAGCGGTTTTGGTTAACGATCTCGAAGAGATGA
- a CDS encoding Nif3-like dinuclear metal center hexameric protein, with protein MAVHGQTIIQYMEQFAPKYYAVEHDTIGLQLGTLDKKIDKVLVTLDVTLAVVEEAISIGAQLIIAHHAIIFRPIAKIDTSTPAGKLYELLIKNDIAVYISHTNLDVAVGGVNDLLADAAGMLPEGRKILETTYVDPLYKLVVFIPQTSADNVQQAIWRAGGGHIGNYSHCSFQSAGIGTFMAQENSNPYVGNKHEIHHEQEVRFECIVQGSNQRKVIQAMIKAHPYEEVAYDLIPVHNQGAQYGLGRSGALAEPTTLGQLAEKLKKAYDVPSLRVVGDLNTPIKKIAVLGGMGAKYVKSAKFSGADVLITGDIDFHTAQDALADGMTIIDPGHHIEQVMIKGVTNWLTNKCSKEKADVKIIASSIHTEPFTFV; from the coding sequence ATGGCTGTTCACGGACAAACAATAATACAATATATGGAACAGTTCGCACCGAAATATTATGCAGTTGAACATGACACAATTGGCTTACAATTAGGAACCCTCGACAAAAAAATTGACAAGGTGCTTGTCACGCTTGATGTTACATTAGCAGTTGTTGAAGAAGCAATTTCTATCGGAGCACAACTAATTATCGCGCATCATGCGATCATTTTCAGACCAATTGCCAAAATTGATACTTCTACTCCTGCTGGAAAATTGTATGAACTACTAATTAAAAATGATATTGCAGTATACATTTCACATACAAATCTTGATGTTGCTGTAGGTGGTGTTAATGACTTATTAGCTGATGCAGCTGGGATGTTGCCAGAAGGGCGTAAAATCCTAGAAACAACTTACGTAGATCCGTTGTACAAACTAGTCGTATTCATACCTCAGACGTCAGCAGACAATGTTCAACAGGCGATATGGCGTGCAGGTGGGGGACATATAGGTAATTACAGTCATTGTAGTTTTCAATCTGCTGGTATCGGGACATTTATGGCCCAAGAAAATAGTAATCCCTATGTTGGGAATAAACATGAGATCCATCATGAGCAAGAAGTTCGATTTGAATGTATCGTACAAGGCAGCAATCAACGTAAAGTAATACAAGCAATGATTAAGGCACATCCATATGAAGAAGTAGCGTATGATCTTATTCCAGTTCATAATCAAGGCGCTCAATATGGGTTGGGACGAAGTGGTGCACTTGCAGAGCCAACAACACTGGGGCAGTTAGCTGAGAAGCTTAAAAAGGCATATGATGTGCCTTCACTACGTGTTGTAGGTGATCTTAACACGCCTATTAAAAAAATTGCAGTACTTGGTGGGATGGGTGCCAAATATGTGAAATCCGCAAAATTTTCAGGTGCTGATGTGCTAATTACTGGAGACATAGATTTTCATACTGCTCAAGACGCTCTTGCAGATGGTATGACTATCATTGACCCAGGTCATCATATCGAACAAGTGATGATCAAGGGTGTCACAAATTGGCTTACGAACAAATGTAGTAAAGAAAAAGCAGATGTGAAAATTATTGCGTCTTCAATTCATACGGAACCTTTTACTTTTGTTTAG
- a CDS encoding S8 family peptidase, translating into MSKKWYAVIGAIVIVILMMQLVPNKDKQNNEIAQLPQLNVKNDSEHASIEEEQKLKILQKNMDNSLQLVMTEMKSDLELLAKEKDAKEATAIMSRFQKEHPHYVYLRWENDNAKIQRGDIPGSEQSIAKSYMKKADQLYVSGDLYDSENFYGLDHEKYRVLGLVEDHTKVIAVVKESIIPLVEQHQRNNLRLIPYPAEGQMKIESVKPNSTIDTTVIDGEDNGNASHYYKNEVVVQFINQPDQQQLDKLKQEIHVEQVLKMGNTFIFKSNELSTEHLIAYFKENYELKFIEPHYLYMTNEETVSEVKPNDVLFEKYQWNISDIQATTGWNLSKGTEDVIIAVLDTGVQVDHPDLQDRLLEGYNVNDSSTNSNDDFGHGTHVAGIIGATVNNDEGIAGVSWYNKILPVKVLNSTGAGSTYSVAQGIIWATDHGAKVINMSLGNYASADFLHEAIQYAYNHDVVLVAASGNDNTSRPGYPAAYPEVFAVGATNNSRERASFSNYGDYIDVVAPGDSIASTYIGGQYSSLSGTSMASPHVAALAGLIRTLNPLLTNVQVMEIMRQSATDLGDSGKDDYFGYGEIDVYHALTMAAGFQGTLQTYPQSVKNKLDKLIKR; encoded by the coding sequence ATGTCCAAAAAATGGTATGCCGTTATTGGTGCAATTGTAATTGTTATCTTAATGATGCAGCTTGTGCCCAATAAAGATAAACAGAACAATGAAATAGCACAATTACCTCAGCTAAACGTAAAGAATGATTCCGAACATGCTTCCATTGAAGAAGAACAAAAATTAAAAATTTTACAAAAGAATATGGACAATAGTTTGCAGCTGGTGATGACCGAGATGAAGTCTGATTTAGAGCTATTGGCTAAGGAAAAAGACGCAAAGGAAGCTACAGCCATTATGTCTCGTTTCCAAAAAGAGCATCCTCATTATGTATATCTCCGTTGGGAAAATGATAATGCAAAAATACAGCGAGGAGATATCCCTGGATCAGAACAATCCATTGCAAAATCATATATGAAAAAAGCTGATCAGCTTTATGTAAGTGGTGATCTATACGACTCCGAAAACTTCTATGGCTTAGACCATGAAAAATATCGAGTACTTGGTCTAGTTGAAGATCATACAAAAGTCATTGCCGTTGTAAAAGAATCGATTATACCGCTAGTTGAACAACATCAACGGAACAATTTACGCTTAATTCCTTATCCTGCAGAAGGGCAAATGAAAATTGAATCGGTCAAACCCAATTCTACTATAGATACAACGGTTATTGATGGAGAGGATAATGGAAATGCAAGTCATTATTACAAAAATGAGGTCGTTGTTCAATTTATTAATCAGCCTGATCAACAACAACTTGATAAGTTAAAGCAAGAAATACATGTTGAGCAAGTTCTTAAAATGGGTAATACTTTTATTTTCAAATCGAATGAATTAAGTACAGAACATTTAATCGCTTATTTTAAAGAGAATTATGAACTTAAATTTATCGAACCTCACTATTTGTATATGACGAACGAAGAAACAGTCTCAGAAGTAAAGCCTAACGATGTTCTTTTCGAGAAGTATCAATGGAATATTTCAGATATACAAGCAACAACAGGATGGAATCTATCTAAAGGTACTGAAGATGTTATTATCGCTGTGTTAGACACCGGTGTTCAAGTGGATCATCCTGACCTGCAAGATCGCCTTCTAGAAGGTTATAACGTGAATGACTCCTCAACTAATTCTAACGATGATTTTGGGCATGGTACTCATGTTGCAGGTATTATTGGTGCAACAGTTAATAACGATGAGGGAATTGCAGGAGTATCTTGGTATAACAAAATATTACCTGTAAAGGTACTCAATAGTACTGGTGCAGGTTCTACGTATAGTGTTGCTCAAGGGATAATATGGGCTACTGATCATGGAGCAAAAGTTATTAATATGAGCCTTGGTAATTACGCATCAGCTGATTTTTTACATGAGGCTATTCAATATGCATACAATCATGATGTTGTTCTAGTCGCGGCAAGCGGTAATGACAATACGAGCCGTCCTGGATATCCAGCTGCATATCCAGAAGTATTCGCAGTTGGAGCTACAAATAATAGTCGAGAACGAGCTTCATTTTCCAATTATGGTGATTACATCGATGTTGTAGCCCCAGGCGATTCCATAGCGAGCACTTACATTGGAGGTCAATACTCTTCTTTATCTGGTACTTCAATGGCATCTCCACATGTGGCTGCGTTAGCAGGATTAATCCGAACACTTAATCCATTGCTCACGAATGTTCAAGTTATGGAGATTATGCGACAAAGCGCAACTGACCTAGGCGATAGTGGTAAAGATGATTACTTTGGCTACGGTGAAATCGATGTTTACCACGCATTAACTATGGCCGCAGGATTTCAAGGTACACTACAAACATATCCTCAATCTGTTAAGAACAAATTAGACAAACTTATAAAACGATAA